CTCATCAATCCCCAGCGCCATGGCCTCCGCGAAGCTCCCTCCCCGCCAGAAGATGATCAACATGATGTACCTCGTGCTCACCGCGATCCTCGCGCTGAACGTGAGCAAGGAGGTGCTCGATGCCTTCGCCATCATGGATGCCGAGCTCGTGCGCAGCGAGCGTGCGCACGAGCAGCGCTCACAGGTGGAGTATGCCGTCTTCGCCGATATGGCCAAGCGCTTCCCCGACAAATTCGCGGCGAAGCATGAAGAAGCGAAGCGCGTGAAGGCCATGGCCGATTCGATCGTAAGCCATCTCGAAGGGATCAAGACCGCCACCATCGCCAAGGCCGATGGCCTGGAGCCCCGGCTCCTGCGCGGCACCGATGCCGATGGACGCGACACGCTTCGCGCACTGCTCATGCTCGAGAAGAAGGACGACCGCGATGTGCTCACGCATGCGCTCGTGGGCAGCGAGCCCGGATCGCCGCGCACGGGCGATGGATCCGCGCACGGCATCCGCATGCGCATCACGGCGTTCCGCGACAGCCTGAAGGGATTGGCCGGTGAGAAGGGGCAGGCGCTATCGGCTTCGCTCGATGCCCTCTTCGACTTCAGCGACCGGCGTGATGCCAGCGGCACGCTCAACAACTGGGAGAGCATCAACTTCTATGATGTGCCCTTGGCGGCGGGCATCGCTACGCTCAGCAAGCTCCAGGCGGATGTGCGCGCGGCGGAGAACGACATGGTGAAGTGGCTCTACCGCAGCGCAGAGCTTGAGGATTACCGCTTCGGAACCCTCACCACCGCCGTGGTGCCGCAGAGCAGCCTCATCATGCTCGGTGATTCCTTCCGCGCGGATGTCTTCCTGGCCGCTTATGATCCGCGCAATCCGGCCCAGGTCAAGCTGAAGGACGGGCAAGAGCTGCCCATCGGCACCGATGGCAAGGCCAAGCTCCGCGTGCGGGGCAATGCCATCGGTGAGCAGCGCGTGGAGGGCTCGATCCGGTTCGATGGCCCCAAGGGCATCGAGGAGATCCCATACGCGACTTCATACCAGGTGATGGCGCCGCTACTGGTGGCTAGTCCAACCAAGATGAATGTGCTCTATCGCGGGGTCGAGAACCCCATCGAGCTATCGGTGCCCGGAATAGCGGCGGAGCGGATCCAGGCCAGCATCAGCACAGGCCGCATCAGCCGCAGCGGCAACGGCTGGGTGGCGACGGGAATGACCGACTCCAAGGCCGAGGTTTTTGCCACCGCCACCTTGGCTGATGGCAGCACGCGAAGGATCGGGCCAGTGATGTTCCGGGTGAAGAACCTTCCTCCGCCCTCAGCTTACGTGAAGGACAAGGGCTCTGCCGACACCTGGATCGCGCTCAATGACTTGAAGCACGCCCCTGGAGTGACGGTGAAGACGAACACGGAATTCGGGGATGTGTGGACGGCGAAGAGCTACACGTTCAGCTTTCAGCGCGGCAGCAGCAATCCCATCGATCATGTGTGCCAAGGGGCGGCGTTCAGCTCGGATATCAAGCAGGTGATCGCAAAGGTGAGGCCGGGGGATAAGATCGTGATCGAGAACATCGCGGCTCAGTTGAGCAACGGCCAAGGGCCCGTGGTGAAGCTCGGCGCCATTGCACTTAAAGTCCGATAGGAAGTTGGCCCAGTCGGGTGTCCGGCTATATTTGCGCCCCATTGCGGGGTGGAGCAGATGGTAGCTCGTCGGGCTCATAACCCGAAGGCCGTAGGTTCGAGTCCTACCCCCGCTACGAAGGAAGGCCCGGTGAAAGCCGGGCCTTCGCTTTTCCCGCCGCTTCGGCCATAGGCCAGGCGGCGATCTTCGCGCAACCATGCCGCACAAGGCCGGATACGCCAACATCATCGGTGAGCCCAACGTGGGGAAGAGCACCTTGCTCAATGCCTTGCTTGGCGAACAGCTGGTGATCGCTAATCCGAAGGCGCAGACCACGCGTCACCGGATCCTGGGCATCCTAAACGGCGACGACCACCAGATGGTGCTCAGCGACACGCCCGGCATCCTCGATCCGCAATACAAGATGCACGAGCGCATGATGAGTGCCGTGGACGAGGCCATCATCGACGCCGACATCCTCATCGTGCTGGTGGAGATCGGACAGAAGCCCGAGAAGGCAGAGAACGTGCTCAAGCGCGCCCGTCGCTTCAAGGGCCGCAAGGTGCTGCTGGTGAACAAAGTGGACGCGGCTCCGGAAACGGCGATCCTCCCCGCGCTGGAGGCCTGGCAAACCGCGCTGCCCGACGCCAAGGTCGTGCCTTTGAGCGCCCTGCATGGCCTGAATGTGCAGGAGCTGAAAGCTTACCTGATCGAGCACCTGCCCGAGCATCCGCCGTATTTCCCGAAGGATGAGCTGAGCGACCGCAACATGCGCTTCTTCATCAGCGAGATCATCCGTGAAAAGGTGCTCGCGAACTATAAGCAGGAGATCCCCTACAGCACGCAGGTGGTTGTGAACAGCTACGAGGAGGCCCCGGAGATCGTGCGGATCCAGGCCGATGTGATCGTGATGCGTGAGAGCCAGAAGGGCATCGTGATCGGCGAAGGCGGAAACGCGCTGCGCAGGCTCGGGACCCAAGCGCGCATCGCCATCTCCAAGTTCATTGATCAGAAGGTCTTCCTGGACCTGAAGGTGAAGGTGGATCCCGATTGGCGCGAGGATGAGAAGAAGCTGAAGCGATACGGATACTGAAATGCAGGGCGAATGGTCCATGGCGATTGGCGAATGGGGAATCCGTCTCAAGGACTGCTCGTGCCCATTCACCAATGACCATTCGCCATTCACCTGAGCTGAATCATGGGAAACATCGTCGCTATCGTAGGCCGCCCCAACGTGGGCAAGAGCACCCTCTTCAACCGCTTGATCGAGCGGCGCGAGGCCATCACTGACCCGACCGCCGGCACCACGCGCGACCGCCACTACGGCAAGAGCGAATGGAACGGCATCCTCTACAGCGTCATCGACACCGGCGGCTACATCAGCGGCACCGACGATGTGTTCGAGGCCGAGATCCGCAAGCAGGTGAGGCTCGCCATCGACGAGGCAGACACGATCCTCTTCATGGTGGATGTGAACGGCGGCGTGACCAGCGCCGATGAGACCATTGCGGAGCTGCTGCGCAGGAGCAAGAAGCCCGTGCTGCTCGCGGCGAACAAGGTGGATACCCACGACCGGCAATACCTGACCGCCGATTTCTATGCCCTCGGCCTCGGCGAGGTGCATGCCATCGCAGCGGCCAGCGGCGCAGGCACCGGCGACCTGCTCGACGAGCTGATCAAGACCTTCCGCAAGCCCACCGAGGATCCGGAGCCGGACATCCCCAAGATCGCCATCGTGGGCCGGCCCAACGTGGGCAAGAGCTCCCTGGTGAATGCCATGCTGGGCCGCGAGCAGAGCATAGTGACACCGGTGGCGGGCACCACGCGCGATACCGCCAACACGCGCTGGAGCGTCTTCGGCCACGACCTAATCCTGCTCGATACCGCCGGCATCCGCAAGAAGGCCAAGGTCGATGAGGACATCGAATTCTACAGCGTGATGCGCTCCATCCGCGCCATCGAGGATAGCGACATCTGCATCCTGATGCTCGATGCGCGCGAGGCCATGCAGCAGCAGGACCTGCACATCCTCTCCATCATCCAGAAGAACGGCAAGGGCCTGGTGGTGGTGGTGAACAAGTGGGACCTGATCGAGAAGGAGACCAACACCATGAAAGGCTTCGAGGCCGAAGTGAAGCGCCGCATGGAGCCCTTCACCGATGTGCCCGTGGTCTTCACCAGCGTGGTGGAGAAGCAGCGCTTGCTCAAGGTGATGGAGATGGTGATGCAGGTCCATGAGGACCGCAGGCGCCGGATCCCCACGCGCAAGCTCAACGATGTGCTGCTGCCCGAGATCGAGCGGCAGCCGCCGCCCATGTACAAGAGCAAGCAGGTCACCATCAAGTTCATCCAGCAACTGCCCTTGCACGTGCCCAGCTTCGTCTTCCACTGCAACCTGCCGCAGTACATCAAGCCCAGCTACGAGCGGTTCCTCGAGAACCGCCTGCGCGAGCACTGGCGCTTCACGGGCGTGCCGATCCGGTTGTACTTCAGGAAGAAGTAGGTCATTGCTTAGCTTCGATGGGCCAACACCCATCGCCGTGCGTTTCCGAACCGCCTTCCTGCTCGCGGCGCTCGTCGGTTCAGCCTCCTTGCACGCGCAAACGGTGCCCTTCGCATGGGGCGATGCGCCGGTCTGGGATGCCTCTTGGGAAGTAGGCCGCAGCATCGACTCCGAGGTGCTCACCGATGAGCTCTCGCTGCGGATCCGCAACGTGAAGCCCGAGTACATCGCTTTCTTCTACGAGCGGCGCAGGGTGGTGCGCTTCATGGAGCGCGACGACATCAAACGCTACGGCCCTGTTGTGCTGCCCGAGAGCCTCGACCCGCCCTACGACGAGCATGGCAAGCCCTACGAGCGCTTGGAGACGCGCCCCTATCCGCTGCTCTTCAACATGCGCGTCGATCATTTCGCGGCGCGCGTGATCAGGCCCGATGGCAGCTGGACCGAGTTGCCCGTGACCACGCGAAGCGCTCGCGGCTACTTGGGCCATCCGGTGAACTTCCAGGCCACCATGTCCGAGACGCGCTACCCGCAAGGCATCATGCCGGGCGATGTGGTGGAGTACCGCTGGAAATACATGCTGCCCTGGGACACGAATGCTCCGCACACCCTGGGCTGGCGCGGCAGCATCTGGATGGACAACTGGGCGCGGCTCACCAATTGGCGCATCTTCTTCCACCACGGCCTGCCCATCCGCGAGCAACGCGTCGAATTGGTTTATCATGCGAAGCACGGGCTGGAACTGGCTGGCGCTGCCCCCACGCTCCGGGAACACGACGGGAACGATCGTCGTGCCGTGTGGGAACAACGCGACCTGCCCGGCGTGATGGATGAGGTGGGCGGTCGGCCGGCCAATGAGCTCCCTTGCATCATCGTCGCCTTTGCTCCCGACGACCTGCGCAACTTGAGGCGTGAGCGACTGAGCAATCTCCCGATCACGCAACAGCCCTGGCTCCAAGCCATCCGGCAGCGCGAGGCCAAGGCCATGTGGTGGAGGCGCGTGGCACAGAAGAAGCTGCCCGACCGGCAGAATCGGCAGATCAAGGCCTTCATCCGCGAGACCTGCGCTGGGATCCCGGATACGCTGAAGGCGCGCCGCATGGAGGCCCTGCACGAGCGCATCGCCAGCGACTTTGCCTACGATGCCGACCGCGATTGGTACTTCGATCTGGACCGCAGCCTTGCGCGCATGGGCGATCAGGTGCGCGATGAGCGCTTGCGCGACATCAGCCGGTACGATCTCTACAGCAAGCTCCTCAACGCCGAGGGCAGCGATCATGTCACCGCATACCTGCTCGACAAGCGCAATGGCCGCCTCGACGACCGCTTCACCACGCCCATGCGCGACAACGAATGGCTCTTCGGCATCGGTGATGGCGCAGGCATGCTGTGGATGCACCCCAAGCGCCAACGCCACGGATGGTTCGCCAACGAGCTGCCCTTCTATTGGGAAGGCACCAGCGCGCTGCTCATCGACCTGCCGCGCCTCATCGCCGATGACCCTCGACCGCCGCTCTTCGTGGAACTGCCGTCGGCTGACCCAGCTGCGAACCTGCGTGCCATGGAGCACCGCTTGCGCATCGACCTGGACAAGGCTGATGCGGCCGGCGACGCGCGCATATTGCTCAGCGGCCAGTTCAGCACCCTGGGAAGAGCGGCATTCCTCGGCGACCGCATCGACAGCACGGTGCATCCGAACTATGGCCATTCCCCTGCGCGCCTGCCCCATGCCGCGTTGACCGGCACCAGCCTTCGAGGACTGCAATCCGATCCGCCTTTCCGCTTCCACGAGCGGCAAGAGCTGGCCTTTGCGCAGTGGGTGACGCCCGAAGCAGACGGCCTCTTCGCCATGGAACTGCGCCCCTTCTTCGCCCATGCGGTGCCGGAGGGCTTTCGGGCCGAGGGCCGGGACCTGCCTTTCCACTGGGACTTCCGGCAGAGCGATCGCTTCATCATCGACCTCGAGTTCACGCAGGCGGTTGAAGTGATGGACCTCACGCAATTGCAGGGCGAATGGAATTGCCCGAGCGCGCGCTACACCTTGCGCGCCACCCGGATCGATGCCAGGCACCTGCGCATCGAGAGCCTATTGCAGGTGCTCGAAGAAGCGGAGCGCCCCGAGGACGCCTTGGCGTTGGAGACGCTGCTCCGCGAAGTGCTCGCACCGTCGCGGCTGCTTCGGGTGCGGGTGAGCAAGGCGCCGGAGCAGTAGGTTGCTGGATCATGCGGCTTCGCGCGCGCTGCTACTTTGCGCGCCATGTCCATCCTTGGAGTCGCGGAACATTTGCTTCGGAGGAGCGGATTGTCGACGGGCCTTGCGGCGTTCCTGATTCCGCTGAATGCCTTTGGCCAACAGGTCACCGTGGTTGATGCCGCCACCTTGAAGCCGCTGGAGGCTGCAACGGTGCATCATCCCGGCACGGGCGCCTCGGCCATCACGGATGCGCGCGGTCGTGCCGAACTCAGCGCTTTCACCGGCGCCGATTCCATCAGCTTCCGCATGATCGGCTACGAGCCCCGCGTGCTCAGCTATCAGCAAGTGCTCGGCATGGGCAATCGGGTCGGCATGTCGGCGCTGCCCTTCAGGCTCGATGCCTTCGTGGTGAGCGCCAACCGCTGGGAGCAGGAGCGCGAGCGCGTGCCTGACCAGATCACCGTGATCAACCCGCGTGAGGTAGCGCTGAACAACCCCGGCACGGCTGCCGACATGCTGCAGCAGAGCGGGGAGGTCTTCATGCAGAAGAGCCAGCTGGGCGGCGGCAGCCCCATGCTGCGCGGCTTCGCGGCCAACCGCGTGCTCATCGTGGTCGATGGCGTGCGCATGAACAACGCCATCTACCGGGCGGGCAATTTGCAGAACGTGATCAGCGTGGATGCCAACGCGATCGATCGCGCGGAGGTGATCCACGGGCCAGGCGCCATGACCTATGGCAGCGATGCCATCGGCGGCGTGATGGATTTCCACCTGCTGCGTGCGCGATTCAGCATGGACAGCAGCTTGTTGCTCCACGGCGGCGCGATGGCCCGCTATGGATCGGCGGCCAACGAGATGGGCGGCAACCTCCATTTCGGGCTCGGAGGCCGGAAGCTCGCCTTCGTGGGCAATGCCTCCTTCACCCGATTCGGCGATCTCCGGGCCGGCAGCGTTGGCCCCATGGACTACCAGCGTCCATGGTACGTGGAGCGCATCAACGACATCGATTCCATGGTGGTGAACGATGACCCCAACTTGCAGGTGGGCAGCGCATACGACAACATCAACCTCTTCGGCAAGCTGGCCTTCAAGCCTGTTGAGACGCTCGAGCTGGGTGTGAACGTGTACTACAGCACCACCACGGATGTGCCCCGCTACGACCGCTTGATCGAGCTACGGCCCAACGGCATGCCGCGCTCTGCGGAGTGGTACTATGGTCCGCAGGAGTGGATGATGGGCAGTTTCACGGCGAAGCATTGGGCGAAGCGCGGCCCTTGGAGCACTGCACGCCTCTCCATCGCAAACCAGGATTACACCGAGAGCCGCAATGACCGGAACTACCGCAACGCGAGCAAGCGGACACAAGCAGAGCAGATCGGCGGCATCTGGACCAATCTCGATTTCGAGAAACGGATTAGCGCGCGGACCCAGTTGCTGTATGGAGCTGAGCATGTCACCAATACGGTGGCATCATCCGGTGTCCGTGTGAACCAGACCACGAGCGAGGAGACCATCATCAACTCGCGGTATCCGAATGGCGCGGAATGGAGCACGGGCTCTGCGTACATCGGCGCCATGCATGACGCTACCGACCGCCTCACGCTGTCTGCTGGTGCCCGCTGCAACTGGTCGGCGTTGGAAGCGCGATTCGATACATCGCTCTTCGCGTACCCGGCCACAAGCACAAGCCTGAGCAACAGTGCGATCACGGGCAACCTGGGCGCGGCGTTCCGACCGGGTACCGGCTGGAAGCTCTCAATCGATCTGAGCACAGGTTTCCGCGCGCCCAACATCGACGACATCGGGAAGGTCTTCGATAGTGAGCCGGGCGCGGTGATCGTGCCTAACCCGGACCTGAAGGCGGAGTACGCCTACAGCGCGGAAGCAGGCATCGAGAAGACCATGAGCGAGAAGATCCGCCTGCGCGGCAACGCGTTCTACGTGCTGCTGGACAACGCCATGGTGCGCCGGCCCTTCACGCTCAATGGGGCGGACAGCATCTCGTACGACGGTGAGCCCAGCCGTGTGGACGCCATCCAGAACGCTGCGCAGGCCCGTGTGATCGGCTTCACGCTCGGCATCGATGCGCGCATCACGAAGAACCTGGCGCTCGATGCGCGCTACAACTGGCAGGATGGCGTGGAGCAGGACGATGCGAGCACGACCGATGTGCCCCTGCGTCACGCACCGCCGCCGTTCGGTCAAGCGGGCATCACTTGGGAGCGGAAGAAGGTGCGCGTGCAGGCATTCGTGCAGTTCAGCAGCGGCTTCACCTTCGATGAGCTTCCACCGAGCGAGCAGGCCAAGCTGCCGGTCTACGCGCTTGATGCGGAAATGCGCCCCCATGCGCCGTCTTGGCACACGCTGAATTTGCGCGCATCGTACCAGGTCAGCAGGGTGGTGCTGGTTTCCGGAGGCGTGGAGAACATCACGGACCAGCGCTATCGTCCTTATTCATCGGGCATCTCGGCGCCGGGCAGGAACTTCATCATCGCGCTGCGGGCGAGGTTCTGAGCGGAGAGGTCCGCTGGAATTGAGCCTCATATGCGCGCGAGACCTTGCTCCAGGTCGGCGATGAGCGATTGCGGCTCTTCCAGGCCGATGTACAGCCGCACCATCGTGAAGGGCAGGTCGGTGTAGTAGCCGCTGGGGCCCTGCAAGGCGCACACCGGCCATTGCAGGCTCTCATAACCGCCCCAGCTCACGGCGATGAGGAATCGCTTCAAGCTGTCGCAGAAACGCTCCACCGCAGCCACGTCCGGCGCATCCAGTTCAATGCTCATCAATCCCGCCACCCGCTTCATCTGCCTCTGCGCAAGCGCATGCTGCGGATGCGACTCCAGCCCGGGCCAATGCACCTCCTTCACCTTCGGGTGCGACTCAAGGAAGCGCGCCACCTTCTCCGCGTTGTCGGCACTGCGGTCCATGCGCAGGGGCAGGGTACGCAGGCCGCGCGTCAACAGCCACGCGTCATGCGGTGAAGGACAGGCGCCAAGCGTCATGAACTCCTTGCCCATCACCTGCCGCATGCGCTCGTGGCTGCCAGCGAGCACGCCGGCCACCACATCGCTGTGGCCGTTGAGGTATTTCGTGGCGCTGTGCGCGACCATGTCGCAGCCTAGGCTGATCGGGCTTTGGAAGAGCGGGCTGTTGAAGCTGTTATCGCATAGCGTGGCGATGCCATGCTCCTTAGCGATGGCGCACACCTCCGCGATATCCTGCAGCTCGAAGGTGAGCGAGTTTGGGCTCTCCAGGATAAAGAAGCTGGTGTTCGGCTTGATGGCTCGGCGGTAGTTCTCTGCGTCGGTGCCATCGACGAAGGTGTGCTCCACGCCGAAGCGAACGAGCAGGTCTGCCAGCAGCTTCTTCGTCCAGCTGTAGGGCTTCCGCACGCACACGATGTGGTCGCCCGCCTTGGTGAAGGCGATCACCGCCGCCGCGATGGCCGCGCTGCCGCTGCTGAAGACGAGCGCATCCTCCGCATGCTCCAGCGCGGCGATCTTCTTCCGCAGCATGGCCACAGTGGGATTGTAGCCTCGCGTGTAAAGGGGGCGGTCGAATTCATGCTGCACTACGGAGCGCATGGCGGCTACGGTCGAGTAGGTGAAGTTGCCGCTCTGCACGATGGGCGGCACCACGGCATCGAATCCGCGCTCGCGGTCTTCGCCGAGGTGGGTGAGGATGTCGCTCAGGTCCATGCAGCGAATGTGCGGAAAGAAGAAGGGCGCCCGTAAGGCGCCCTTCAAGGATTTCTGAATGCGTGATCAGCGCTGGATCATGAAGCGCGCCCAGGCCTCGGTGGCGCCGCTGAGCTGTGCCACATAGCTGCCTGCAGGCAGGAAGCTGAGGTCGACGCTGCGCGAATTGCTGCCGCTCGCGATGCTCATCGAGAACACAACGCGGCCCAAGGCATCGTGCACATTCAGCTGCGCATTGCCCGCATGGACATCGCTCCAGTGCATGTTCACCATGCCTGTGCTGGGCGAGGGTGCGATGAGCAGGCCATTGCCCATCCCGCTGTCCGCCATGCCCGTGCTCAGTTCCACCGTGGTCACCGTGGTGTTGGTGAGAACTGGCGCATTGTAGTCGAAGTAGATATCGGCGCGGTTGGAGAGCTGGTCGCCCAGCACGAGGCTGTTCTTAGGCGCCATGCGGTAGTGGATGCTGCCGTGGCTTGCGGGCTCGTTGGTGCTGCTGTCCGGCAGCATGATCTCGGCGAAGGTCCAGATGGCGACCTCTTCGTTCATCGTGAGCGTGTAAGGGTGCGTGGCGCCGATCATCTCGAAGGTGCTCAGGTCCCAATCGGCGTCGAGGCTGTCCTTGATCACGATGTTCACGGCCGGGGCGGTGCCGGTATTCTGGAAGTTGATCGTGTACGCGAGCTTCTCCTGCGCGAGCACTTCATCCGGCGTGATGCTCACCATGCTCACGTGCTTGTCGTTCGGGTCGATCGCGGTCACGGCGGTCGCGTGCTTGTCTGCCGTGTTGTTCGTGGGGTTGATGTCCGTCTCGGTGATGCTGAGCACCACATAGCTCAGCACCGGCGCACCGGGTGCCGCAGAGGTGCTGGTGTTCACCGTGACGTTGATCACGCCTTGCGCGAATCCGGCGAGGGCGGGCAACGCCCAAGTGACCGTTGGGCCGCTCACGTTGGTGGGCGCCACGCTGGCGCTCACGAAGGTGAGCAAGGGGTCGAGCGTGAGCGTGATGGTGGGCGTGATGGTCTCGCCGCCGAGATTCTGGTAGCCGATGTTCAGCTGCGTGTTGTTGCCGATCCAGGCATTCTGGCCCCAGAGGCTTACTCCGCCGTCGTAGATGCCCGGCGTGGGAACGAAGCCGAAGTCCATGCCGATCACCTGCGTGCCTTGCACGGGCACTGAATAGCTCTGCGAAGCGGGCGTTACGGTGTGGTACAGCGGAGGGGTGGCGGTGATGGTGTAGTCGCCAAGGGCGCTGCAGAAGGAGTATGGGTCGCCGCCGGAGTACGCGTTCATCCCACCGGGATTGATGGTGAGCATGGCATCGACTTGCGGCTCCCCGGAATCGCGGGACCCATTCGCATTCAGGTCCCGATAGGTCACTCCGACCACGCTTCCGGCGCATTCGCGCAGCTCCCACCAGAACGCATCGCTGTCGAACACGTCCGTCCAGACGATGTAGTACGTGGCTCCCGCGACGACATTGAACTCCATGTATGAAGCGAAGCCATATCCCGGGCAGGCGGCGTCGCCTGCGTCATCATTGAATC
The DNA window shown above is from Flavobacteriales bacterium and carries:
- the gldM gene encoding gliding motility protein GldM produces the protein MASAKLPPRQKMINMMYLVLTAILALNVSKEVLDAFAIMDAELVRSERAHEQRSQVEYAVFADMAKRFPDKFAAKHEEAKRVKAMADSIVSHLEGIKTATIAKADGLEPRLLRGTDADGRDTLRALLMLEKKDDRDVLTHALVGSEPGSPRTGDGSAHGIRMRITAFRDSLKGLAGEKGQALSASLDALFDFSDRRDASGTLNNWESINFYDVPLAAGIATLSKLQADVRAAENDMVKWLYRSAELEDYRFGTLTTAVVPQSSLIMLGDSFRADVFLAAYDPRNPAQVKLKDGQELPIGTDGKAKLRVRGNAIGEQRVEGSIRFDGPKGIEEIPYATSYQVMAPLLVASPTKMNVLYRGVENPIELSVPGIAAERIQASISTGRISRSGNGWVATGMTDSKAEVFATATLADGSTRRIGPVMFRVKNLPPPSAYVKDKGSADTWIALNDLKHAPGVTVKTNTEFGDVWTAKSYTFSFQRGSSNPIDHVCQGAAFSSDIKQVIAKVRPGDKIVIENIAAQLSNGQGPVVKLGAIALKVR
- the era gene encoding GTPase Era; the encoded protein is MPHKAGYANIIGEPNVGKSTLLNALLGEQLVIANPKAQTTRHRILGILNGDDHQMVLSDTPGILDPQYKMHERMMSAVDEAIIDADILIVLVEIGQKPEKAENVLKRARRFKGRKVLLVNKVDAAPETAILPALEAWQTALPDAKVVPLSALHGLNVQELKAYLIEHLPEHPPYFPKDELSDRNMRFFISEIIREKVLANYKQEIPYSTQVVVNSYEEAPEIVRIQADVIVMRESQKGIVIGEGGNALRRLGTQARIAISKFIDQKVFLDLKVKVDPDWREDEKKLKRYGY
- the der gene encoding ribosome biogenesis GTPase Der, with product MGNIVAIVGRPNVGKSTLFNRLIERREAITDPTAGTTRDRHYGKSEWNGILYSVIDTGGYISGTDDVFEAEIRKQVRLAIDEADTILFMVDVNGGVTSADETIAELLRRSKKPVLLAANKVDTHDRQYLTADFYALGLGEVHAIAAASGAGTGDLLDELIKTFRKPTEDPEPDIPKIAIVGRPNVGKSSLVNAMLGREQSIVTPVAGTTRDTANTRWSVFGHDLILLDTAGIRKKAKVDEDIEFYSVMRSIRAIEDSDICILMLDAREAMQQQDLHILSIIQKNGKGLVVVVNKWDLIEKETNTMKGFEAEVKRRMEPFTDVPVVFTSVVEKQRLLKVMEMVMQVHEDRRRRIPTRKLNDVLLPEIERQPPPMYKSKQVTIKFIQQLPLHVPSFVFHCNLPQYIKPSYERFLENRLREHWRFTGVPIRLYFRKK
- a CDS encoding TonB-dependent receptor; this translates as MSILGVAEHLLRRSGLSTGLAAFLIPLNAFGQQVTVVDAATLKPLEAATVHHPGTGASAITDARGRAELSAFTGADSISFRMIGYEPRVLSYQQVLGMGNRVGMSALPFRLDAFVVSANRWEQERERVPDQITVINPREVALNNPGTAADMLQQSGEVFMQKSQLGGGSPMLRGFAANRVLIVVDGVRMNNAIYRAGNLQNVISVDANAIDRAEVIHGPGAMTYGSDAIGGVMDFHLLRARFSMDSSLLLHGGAMARYGSAANEMGGNLHFGLGGRKLAFVGNASFTRFGDLRAGSVGPMDYQRPWYVERINDIDSMVVNDDPNLQVGSAYDNINLFGKLAFKPVETLELGVNVYYSTTTDVPRYDRLIELRPNGMPRSAEWYYGPQEWMMGSFTAKHWAKRGPWSTARLSIANQDYTESRNDRNYRNASKRTQAEQIGGIWTNLDFEKRISARTQLLYGAEHVTNTVASSGVRVNQTTSEETIINSRYPNGAEWSTGSAYIGAMHDATDRLTLSAGARCNWSALEARFDTSLFAYPATSTSLSNSAITGNLGAAFRPGTGWKLSIDLSTGFRAPNIDDIGKVFDSEPGAVIVPNPDLKAEYAYSAEAGIEKTMSEKIRLRGNAFYVLLDNAMVRRPFTLNGADSISYDGEPSRVDAIQNAAQARVIGFTLGIDARITKNLALDARYNWQDGVEQDDASTTDVPLRHAPPPFGQAGITWERKKVRVQAFVQFSSGFTFDELPPSEQAKLPVYALDAEMRPHAPSWHTLNLRASYQVSRVVLVSGGVENITDQRYRPYSSGISAPGRNFIIALRARF
- a CDS encoding aminotransferase class I/II-fold pyridoxal phosphate-dependent enzyme, giving the protein MDLSDILTHLGEDRERGFDAVVPPIVQSGNFTYSTVAAMRSVVQHEFDRPLYTRGYNPTVAMLRKKIAALEHAEDALVFSSGSAAIAAAVIAFTKAGDHIVCVRKPYSWTKKLLADLLVRFGVEHTFVDGTDAENYRRAIKPNTSFFILESPNSLTFELQDIAEVCAIAKEHGIATLCDNSFNSPLFQSPISLGCDMVAHSATKYLNGHSDVVAGVLAGSHERMRQVMGKEFMTLGACPSPHDAWLLTRGLRTLPLRMDRSADNAEKVARFLESHPKVKEVHWPGLESHPQHALAQRQMKRVAGLMSIELDAPDVAAVERFCDSLKRFLIAVSWGGYESLQWPVCALQGPSGYYTDLPFTMVRLYIGLEEPQSLIADLEQGLARI
- a CDS encoding T9SS type A sorting domain-containing protein — its product is MSLRCTLKLFSLLIIGAIPFRGLAQGDTCTTALIVGNGLHLANGPTSGYGGNGCGGGQDGDWYSYTPNFTGTVIVTSCHPLNNNMDDDTYLKVYMGSCANLACIGFNDDAGDAACPGYGFASYMEFNVVAGATYYIVWTDVFDSDAFWWELRECAGSVVGVTYRDLNANGSRDSGEPQVDAMLTINPGGMNAYSGGDPYSFCSALGDYTITATPPLYHTVTPASQSYSVPVQGTQVIGMDFGFVPTPGIYDGGVSLWGQNAWIGNNTQLNIGYQNLGGETITPTITLTLDPLLTFVSASVAPTNVSGPTVTWALPALAGFAQGVINVTVNTSTSAAPGAPVLSYVVLSITETDINPTNNTADKHATAVTAIDPNDKHVSMVSITPDEVLAQEKLAYTINFQNTGTAPAVNIVIKDSLDADWDLSTFEMIGATHPYTLTMNEEVAIWTFAEIMLPDSSTNEPASHGSIHYRMAPKNSLVLGDQLSNRADIYFDYNAPVLTNTTVTTVELSTGMADSGMGNGLLIAPSPSTGMVNMHWSDVHAGNAQLNVHDALGRVVFSMSIASGSNSRSVDLSFLPAGSYVAQLSGATEAWARFMIQR